From the genome of Pseudarthrobacter sp. NIBRBAC000502772:
GGAATGGCCGTCGCTCAACGGATAAAAGGTACCTCGGGGATAACAGGCTGATCTTGCCCAAGAGTCCATATCGACGGCATGGTTTGGCACCTCGATGTCGGCTCGTCGCATCCTGGGGCTGGAGTAGGTCCCAAGGGTTGGGCTGTTCGCCCATTAAAGCGGTACGCGAGCTGGGTTTAGAACGTCGTGAGACAGTTCGGTCCCTATCCGCTGCGCGCGCAGGAAATTTGAGAAGGGCTGTCCTTAGTACGAGAGGACCGGGACGGACGAACCTCTGGTGTGTCAGTTGTACTGCCAAGTGCACCGCTGATTAGCTACGTTCGGATGGGATAACCGCTGAAAGCATCTAAGCGGGAAGCTCGCTTCGAGATGAGATTTCCATACACCTTGTGTGTGAGAGGCCCCCAGCCAGACCACTGGGTTGATAGGCCGGATGTGGAAGCGAGGACTAACGACTCGTGAAGCTGACCGGTACTAATAGGCCGATAACTTACACCACACACCACCCCCGCAAACGGTTCAAAAGCGTTTGCAACCACGGGGTGGTAAAAAGAAAACAAGACTGCTTGCGTCCACTATGTGGTTCCCAAACAACAAACCCAACACGGGCTTGTTGCCCAGGGAACAAAAAACACAACACAATAACAACACCACACCTGCCTTAACCGGCAGGAGCATGTTGTAACCACAGATTTCCCACCCCCACGCCCAAAACCGTGGAGGCCGGGTAGAAGGGTTACGGCGGTCATAGCGTGGGGGAAACGCCCGGTCCCATTCCGAACCCGGAAGCTAAGACCCACAGCGCCGATGGTACTGCACCCGGGAGGGTGTGGGAGAGTAGGTCACCGCCGGAACATCATTACAGGTCGAGAGCCCCCCAACCACCAGGTTGGGGGGCTCTCCCACTTTAACCACCACACCACAAACACCCCCGAACCCGCACCCCGGGCACAGACCACTGCGGGAGCGTCCGCCGGAAACCCGCAGAAACTGCGAGAGCGTCAGCCTGGGACTGTGAACATTCCCACGACGGCGGTCTGGAGACGGATCCATGTCATCTGTTGGTGGTGTCTCGCCTAGAATTGACTGAGATGTACGGACTTCGAAGCGCTTGATTTCGGGTTGCGTAGGATAACGAAACACGGAACGAGCGGCTGCGATTGCGCCAGTGGTCGGCTCATAACAGGAGGAATCCCCATGGCTGAGCACAACGGCGGCAACCGCGGCGGCAACGACCGCGGTCCTTTCCGCGGCAACAACAATTCTGGCGGCGACCCGCGCGGATTCCGTTCCCGCGAAGACCGTAACCCGGAGGCTCCGAAGCGCGCGCCTGGTTCCGGCGAACGTAAGCCTTTTGGTGATCGTCCGCGTCGTGAAGGTGACGGCGAGCGTCGGACCTTCGGTGGTGGAGAGCGAAAGCCTTTCAGCGGCGGCGGGGACCGGAAACCGTTCACAGGCGGCGGCGGTGGAGAGCGGAAGCCTTACGGTGACCGTGACAACAAGCCTTTTGGTGACCGTCCGCGCCGTGAAGGTGATGGCGAGCGTCGGACCTTCGGTGGTGGAGAGCGAAAGCCTTTCAGCGGCGGCGGGGACCGGAAACCGTTCACAGGCGGCGGCGGTGGAGAGCGGAAGCCTTACGGTGACCGTGACAACAAGCCTTTTGGTGACCGTCCGCGCCGCGAAGGTGACGGCGAGCGTCGGACCTTCGGTGGTGGAGAGCGAAAGCCTTTCAGCGGCGGCGGGGACCGGAAACCGTTCACAGGCGGCGGCGGTGGAGAGCGGAAGCCTTACGGTGACCGTGACAACAAGCCTTTTGGTGACCGTCCGCGCCGCGAAGGTGACGGCGAGCGTCGCAGCTTTGGCGGTGGAGAGCGAAAGCCTTTCAGCGGCGGCGGCGAACGCAAACCTTACGGTGACCGTGACAACAAGCCTTATGGTGACCGTCCGCGCCGCGAAGGTGACGGTGACCGTCGTGGGTTCTCCGGCGGCGACAACCGCAAGCCGTTCGGTGACCGCCAGGACCGTGGCCCCCGCAGCTTTGACCGTGGTGATTCCGGCCCCCGCCAGTTCGGCAGGGACCGTGCGGAAGACCGCCCGGTCCGTGTACCCAACGCGCGTGATCTTCGCAGCGCCAACCGCCCGGACCGCGAACGTTCCCCGGAAATCGATGAGGATGTCACGGGCAAGGAGCTTGACCGCGCTACGCAGCACCAGATCAAGACACTGGAAGACAAGAGCGCCGAGTGGGTTGCCCGCCACCTGGTAATGGCCGGACGCCTGATCGACGAAGAGCCCGAGCTGGCTTTCCAGCATGCCCTCGCCGCGAGCCGGCGTGGTGGCCGGCTGGCTGCCGTCCGTGAAGCCGTCGGACTTACTGCTTATGCGGCGGGACACTACGGCGAAGCACTGCGCGAATTCCGGACCTACCGCCGCATCAGCGGTTCAAACGTCCACCTGCCTGTGATGGCGGACTGCGAACGCGGACTCGGCCGGCCTGACCGCGCCCTCGACGTTGTACGTTCCGAGGAAGCCAAAGACCTTGACGCCCCCGGCAAAGTCGAACTGGCCATCGTTGCGGCCGGTGCACGGGCTGACCTCGGACAGCTGGACGCTGCCGTAGCAGAACTGGAAATTGCCCAGCTGGATATTAACCGGGCGTTCTCCTACAGCCCGCGGCTGTTCCGGGCGTACGCAAACGCCCTGTCGGCCGTTGGCCGCGAAGATGAGGCGGCAAAATGGCAGAAGCAGGCAGTTGTGGCTGAAAATGCCCTGGGCCTCGGCGTCGATGAGGAACCCGACATCGTGGACCTCGGCTGGGACGAGGAAGAGGAAGCCCGGGAAGAAGCCCAGCGCCGGCGTCTGCTGGAGCGCGCTGCCGCAGGCCCCGAAGCTGCTGCCTCCACGCCTGCTGCCCGGACCGAAGCAGCCGCGGACAAGACTGCCGTTGAGGCCGCCGCCGTGGATGCAGACATCGACGACGTGGAATCGGATTTTTTCGAGTCCGATGACGCCGAGTCCGACGAGGATTCCCTCGAAGCAGATGAGCTGGAAGCCGGCGACGCCGAGCACAATGAAACCGAGCACGGCGAAGAAGTGCGCGATGAAGAAGCGCACAGCGAAGCAGACGGCAGCAGCAACGCCACTGATGGCCACTCTGACGGACGGGACAGCTAGCCCGCTATGACTGAAGTTCCACTGATTTCCCTGTTCGACGCCCTGTTGGCGGACCTGGACGGCGTGGTCTATGCCGGGCAGCACGCCATCCCAGGCGCCGTGGACTCGCTGCAGCAACTGGAGGGTTTGGGCATTGGCCTGGGGTATGTCACCAACAATGCCTCCCGCAGCCCGGCGCAGGTAGCGGCGCATCTCCGTGAATTGGGTGCACCGGCAGACGACGACCAGGTGGTCAGTTCCTCGCAGGCCGCGGCCGAACTCCTGGCGTCACTCGTCGCCCCCGGAGCGCGGGTGCTGATCACCGGCAGCCCCGCTCTGGCGCAGGAAATCGAACTGGTGGGACTGACGCCTGTCTACAGCCAGGACGAGGATCCGGTGGCCGTGGTCCAGGGATTCAATCCCGGGATCGGCTGGAAAGATCTTGCAGAGGCGGCGTACGTCGTGTCGGCCGGAGCACTGTGGATCGCAACCAACACCGATATGTCCATTCCGCAGGCGCGCGGCATAGCCCCGGGCAACGGCACCCTGGTGGCAGCTGTAGCCGCCGCCACCGGACAGACGCCGCGGGTTGCCGGCAAGCCGGAGGCTCCGCTCTTCCATGCAGCCGCCAAACGGCTCGCCGCTGACCGCCCGCTGGTGGTGGGCGACCGTCTGGACACCGACATCCTCGGCGGCAACAACGCCGGGTTTGCCACTGTGGCAGTGCTGACCGGCGTCGACACCACAGCTACCATCCTGGCCGCACGCACTGCGGAACGCCCGGACTACATCATCAATTCCCTCAGCGACCTCCACCGCCCCTACCCGGCGCTGGACCACACTGACGGAACGCACCGCTGCGGGGCCTCCACTGCGCGGGTCAGCGGTGACACTATCCACGTCAGCGGCAGCGAGCGCGACCTGGATTCCTGGCGGGCCGCCTGCGCAGCCTGGTGGACTGCGGTCCCCGACGCCGCACTGCCCACGGAACCCAAACTCGAGTGGCGCAATCATTAGACTGGTCCAATGACTGAGCTGAACGAACCGCACTATCCGGAAGCAGCCCAGCCAATGCCGGAATGGCCGGACACAGCGGCGCCGGCAACCACCGATCCATCCATTGCGGCGATAACGGCCGCGCTGGACGGCGTCGAACGGTTGCCCGTGTCTGAGCATGAGGCTGTTTACAGCGACCTCCACGATGCCCTGCTGCACGCGTTGAACGAAGAGGCCCCAGACGGCGAAGGAGAAGCTTGAGCATGGCACGACTTGACCAGGCGCTCGTCGCCCGGGGCCTGGCCAGGTCCCGGACCCACGCTGCTTCGTTGATCGCCGAGGGCAAGGTGAGCTCGGCCGGGCAGGTCCTGTCCAAGGCGTCCCTCCAGGTCGACGACGGCAGGGACTTGTCGGTCGAGCACACGGAAGAGGACAGCTACGTCAGCCGGGCCGGGCACAAGCTGGCGGGCGCGCTGGACGTCTTCCCTGAGGTCACGGTTGCAGGCAAAAGGTGCCTGGACGCCGGCGCCTCCACCGGCGGCTTCACCGAGGTGCTCCTGCGGCGCGGTGCGGCACACGTGGTGGCGGTCGACGTCGGCCATGACCAGCTGGTCCCGCAGCTACGCGCCGATGACCGCGTAGCCGTGCATGAAGGCATGAACGTGCGGTACATGGCGCCGGAGGACATCGGCGGCCGGGCCGAACTCACGGTGGCCGACCTCTCCTTCATCTCGCTGACCCTGGTGGTCCTGCCCCTGGCGCTGTGCACGCAGCCGGGCGGCGACCTGGTGCTGATGGTGAAGCCCCAGTTCGAGATCGGCAAGGACCGGCTGGGCCGCACTGGCGTGGTCACCTCCGAGCGCGAACGCCGGATGGCAGTGGAAAAAGTTGCTAATGCAGCGCTCGACGCCGGACTGGACTTATGCGGCTTGGCGGCCAGTCCGCTGCCGGGCCAGGACGGAAACGTCGAATACTTCCTGTGGATAAAGCGCAGGATGACCCAAGACCTGCCTAAGATCGAAGAGCGCCTCGCAGCCATTGACGGATTGCTTGGCCGAATCTGGCCGAACCACTAGAAAGCGGAACCCGATGAGCAGGCGAGTACTTGTCCTTGCCCACACTGGCCGCGAGGAGTCACTGAAGGCCGCCTGGGAAGCCTGCGCCCAACTGCATGACTCCGGCATTGTTCCGGTCATGCAGGAGTCCGAACTGCGGGACATGGAAAGATTCTTCGGGCAGCTCACGCAGCCGGTGGAGATCCTGCACGACCACGTACAGCTGCCGGACGTCGAGCTGGTGATGGTCCTGGGCGGTGACGGCACCATCCTGCGCGCCGCGGAGCTGGTGCGGGAGGTGGACGTACCCTTGCTGGGCGTCAACCTTGGCCACGTCGGCTTCCTGGCAGAGAGCGAGCGGGCGGACCTGACCCAGACGGTGGAATGGATTGCCCGCCGGGACTACACGGTTGAAGAGCGCATGACCATCGACGTCCAGGTCTGGGTCCGCGGCCAGAAGATCTGGCACACCTGGGCCCTGAACGAGGCCGCTATCGAAAAAGGCAACCGCGAACGCATGATCGAGGTGGTGACCGAAGTGGACGAGCGCCCGCTGACGTCCTTCGGCTGCGACGGTGTGGTGGTGGCCACCCCCACAGGCTCCACCGCGTACGCGTTTTCCGCCGGCGGGCCCGTCGTGTGGCCGGAGGTCGAGGCCCTGGTGATAGTTCCCATCAGCGCCCACGCGCTCTTTGCCAAACCGCTCGTGGTATCGCCCCGGTCCCGGCTGGCCGTTGAAGTCCTCACCCGAACCGGTGCCCAGGGGGTGCTCTGGTGCGATGGC
Proteins encoded in this window:
- a CDS encoding HAD-IIA family hydrolase, with amino-acid sequence MTEVPLISLFDALLADLDGVVYAGQHAIPGAVDSLQQLEGLGIGLGYVTNNASRSPAQVAAHLRELGAPADDDQVVSSSQAAAELLASLVAPGARVLITGSPALAQEIELVGLTPVYSQDEDPVAVVQGFNPGIGWKDLAEAAYVVSAGALWIATNTDMSIPQARGIAPGNGTLVAAVAAATGQTPRVAGKPEAPLFHAAAKRLAADRPLVVGDRLDTDILGGNNAGFATVAVLTGVDTTATILAARTAERPDYIINSLSDLHRPYPALDHTDGTHRCGASTARVSGDTIHVSGSERDLDSWRAACAAWWTAVPDAALPTEPKLEWRNH
- a CDS encoding TlyA family RNA methyltransferase → MARLDQALVARGLARSRTHAASLIAEGKVSSAGQVLSKASLQVDDGRDLSVEHTEEDSYVSRAGHKLAGALDVFPEVTVAGKRCLDAGASTGGFTEVLLRRGAAHVVAVDVGHDQLVPQLRADDRVAVHEGMNVRYMAPEDIGGRAELTVADLSFISLTLVVLPLALCTQPGGDLVLMVKPQFEIGKDRLGRTGVVTSERERRMAVEKVANAALDAGLDLCGLAASPLPGQDGNVEYFLWIKRRMTQDLPKIEERLAAIDGLLGRIWPNH
- a CDS encoding NAD kinase, whose product is MSRRVLVLAHTGREESLKAAWEACAQLHDSGIVPVMQESELRDMERFFGQLTQPVEILHDHVQLPDVELVMVLGGDGTILRAAELVREVDVPLLGVNLGHVGFLAESERADLTQTVEWIARRDYTVEERMTIDVQVWVRGQKIWHTWALNEAAIEKGNRERMIEVVTEVDERPLTSFGCDGVVVATPTGSTAYAFSAGGPVVWPEVEALVIVPISAHALFAKPLVVSPRSRLAVEVLTRTGAQGVLWCDGRRSVDLPPGARVEVTKSATPVRLARTHQTPFSARLVRKFELPIHGWRGPVPQSETIHTGPIPIVRTPRPRPPLQLASGDQPEDDTDPATAK